The Halogeometricum rufum genome has a segment encoding these proteins:
- a CDS encoding serine hydrolase domain-containing protein, translated as MHHRYVHSVVVVLVTLALVSAPVGTAAAQSDGSSGASTDRVELADRAETEAWLDETMARQLEEHRIPGAAVVVLSDGEVVLAKGYGYADLASRRPVDADETIFSVGSTGKLVTWTAVMQGVEDGRLELDRDVDDYLIDSAVTVPDTYEDPVTLRHLGTHSAGFEDTFAGMVADDPSEIRSMEAILAEHQPARVRPPGQFVAYSNYGTALAGHALAEQSDASFAELVDDRIFTPLAMDDTTYAQPLPARLESRRAVGYTYQNGAYRAHDPVIWTLPPEGGSLRTTATDMGQFALAHLNEGAYGSERILEPETVREMHRRQFTKSEAVPELNGMGYGFIEMDRNDETIVGHWGDTPRFKSLLALYPERDTGLFVVYNSPGGAPARFELLQAFTDRYYPRSDEPVVEPPDGAGERARELAGDYRSLTVSESSWERILGVMTRTYTVGATDGGYLTTSRVGAGTQTWVERRPGVYEEVGGSELLVFQFDEDGRATHLFRHAFGPATYERVPWYERLTVLQTVVGAGVVAFLSVLLLWLGGPVWRRWRGGAVPSDRERAARWLLGTVSLLWLGVLVVFLLAWVNFNAEIASPSLALRAGTVLRWVALAGTVGAVAVAGFAWRDGLWTRWARLHYSVVTALAVLFAWQLSLVGILPL; from the coding sequence GTGCACCACCGATACGTCCACAGCGTCGTCGTCGTCCTCGTGACCCTCGCACTCGTGAGCGCGCCGGTCGGTACGGCAGCGGCTCAGTCCGACGGTTCGTCCGGTGCTTCGACCGACCGGGTCGAACTGGCCGACCGGGCGGAGACGGAGGCGTGGCTCGACGAGACGATGGCGCGCCAGTTGGAGGAGCACCGTATCCCGGGTGCGGCCGTCGTCGTCCTCAGCGACGGCGAGGTGGTACTCGCGAAGGGCTACGGCTACGCGGACCTCGCATCGCGGCGACCCGTCGACGCCGACGAGACGATTTTCAGCGTCGGCTCGACCGGGAAGCTCGTGACGTGGACGGCCGTGATGCAGGGCGTCGAGGACGGGCGGCTCGAACTCGACCGCGACGTCGACGACTATCTGATCGACTCCGCGGTCACGGTTCCGGACACGTACGAGGACCCCGTCACGCTGCGTCACCTCGGGACTCACTCGGCGGGCTTCGAGGACACCTTCGCGGGGATGGTCGCGGACGACCCCAGCGAGATACGCTCGATGGAGGCGATTCTCGCCGAGCATCAACCGGCGCGCGTCAGGCCGCCGGGACAGTTCGTCGCGTACTCGAACTACGGGACGGCGCTGGCGGGACACGCGCTCGCCGAACAGTCCGACGCGAGTTTCGCCGAACTGGTCGACGACCGCATCTTCACGCCGCTCGCGATGGACGACACGACCTACGCCCAACCGCTTCCCGCCCGACTGGAGTCCCGACGTGCCGTCGGATACACCTACCAGAACGGGGCGTATCGGGCTCACGACCCCGTGATATGGACACTTCCGCCCGAGGGCGGGTCGCTCCGCACGACCGCGACCGACATGGGGCAGTTCGCGCTCGCCCACCTGAACGAGGGAGCGTACGGCTCCGAGCGCATCCTCGAACCGGAGACGGTCCGCGAGATGCACCGTCGACAGTTCACGAAGTCCGAGGCGGTCCCGGAACTCAACGGGATGGGCTACGGGTTCATCGAGATGGACCGCAACGACGAGACCATCGTCGGACACTGGGGCGACACGCCCCGCTTCAAGAGCCTGCTCGCGCTGTACCCCGAGCGCGACACCGGCCTGTTCGTCGTCTACAACAGTCCCGGCGGGGCCCCCGCCCGGTTCGAACTCCTGCAGGCGTTCACGGACCGGTACTACCCGCGCTCGGACGAACCCGTCGTCGAACCCCCGGACGGTGCCGGCGAACGGGCGCGCGAACTGGCCGGCGACTACCGCTCGCTGACGGTTTCCGAGTCGTCGTGGGAACGCATCCTCGGCGTGATGACGCGGACCTACACCGTCGGGGCGACCGACGGCGGGTACCTGACGACCAGTCGGGTCGGGGCGGGGACGCAGACGTGGGTCGAGCGACGACCGGGCGTCTACGAGGAGGTCGGCGGGAGCGAACTGCTGGTCTTCCAGTTCGACGAGGACGGCCGCGCGACGCACCTGTTCCGACACGCCTTCGGGCCGGCCACGTACGAACGCGTCCCGTGGTACGAGCGCCTCACCGTCCTGCAGACGGTCGTCGGCGCGGGCGTCGTGGCCTTCCTATCCGTCCTCCTGCTCTGGCTCGGTGGCCCGGTGTGGCGACGGTGGCGAGGGGGTGCCGTGCCGAGCGACCGCGAACGGGCGGCCCGCTGGCTCCTGGGAACGGTGAGTCTGCTCTGGCTGGGAGTGTTGGTCGTCTTCCTGTTGGCCTGGGTCAACTTCAACGCGGAGATCGCCTCGCCGTCGCTGGCGCTTCGGGCCGGCACGGTCCTCAGGTGGGTCGCCCTCGCCGGGACGGTCGGTGCAGTCGCCGTGGCCGGGTTCGCGTGGCGCGACGGCCTCTGGACTCGCTGGGCTCGACTGCACTACTCGGTGGTGACGGCGCTCGCAGTCCTGTTCGCCTGGCAACTCTCTCTCGTCGGTATCCTCCCGCTGTAG
- a CDS encoding CPBP family intramembrane glutamic endopeptidase, which produces MSPTANGPSFGKRFGVALLLGVPGIAALVGYVYLTTPPTAVPPGLSLPLLAVASAVTPLLLLVVACLLGAYAAPRVGLRSYVIERSGTGDGVWRHLRGEVRLAVGIGVLGGVLIVVLDAAMMPFVGQDLPQSVIGATRPTVSDVLAYAPVRFLYGGVTEELMLRFGLMSALAFAGWRVTGRRADGPRPAVVWVAIVVSAVLFGLGHLPALAQSVALTPALVARTVLLNGVAGVLFGWLYWRRSLEAAMVAHASFHVPLVVLSFAQVATV; this is translated from the coding sequence ATGTCTCCGACTGCGAACGGCCCTTCTTTCGGCAAGCGGTTCGGCGTGGCTCTGCTGCTGGGTGTACCCGGAATCGCGGCGCTCGTGGGCTACGTCTACCTCACGACACCGCCGACGGCCGTCCCGCCCGGACTGTCGCTCCCGCTTCTCGCCGTCGCCTCGGCCGTCACTCCGCTGCTGCTTCTCGTCGTCGCGTGTCTGCTCGGCGCGTACGCGGCACCGCGGGTGGGACTGCGGTCGTACGTAATCGAGCGGTCTGGAACTGGCGACGGTGTCTGGCGGCACCTCCGTGGAGAGGTCAGACTCGCCGTCGGAATCGGCGTCCTCGGCGGGGTTCTGATCGTCGTCCTCGACGCGGCGATGATGCCGTTCGTCGGGCAGGACCTACCGCAGTCCGTGATCGGAGCAACGAGACCGACCGTCTCGGACGTCCTCGCGTACGCGCCCGTCCGGTTCCTCTACGGAGGGGTGACCGAGGAGCTCATGCTCCGGTTCGGACTCATGTCCGCGCTCGCGTTCGCCGGGTGGCGCGTCACCGGCCGTCGGGCGGACGGGCCACGACCGGCCGTCGTGTGGGTCGCAATCGTAGTCTCCGCCGTGCTGTTCGGCCTGGGTCACCTCCCCGCACTCGCTCAGTCGGTCGCTCTCACCCCGGCGCTGGTCGCGCGGACGGTCCTCCTGAACGGGGTGGCCGGGGTCCTCTTCGGGTGGCTCTACTGGCGACGAAGTCTCGAGGCGGCGATGGTGGCTCACGCCTCGTTCCACGTTCCCCTCGTCGTCCTCTCGTTCGCCCAGGTCGCGACGGTCTGA
- a CDS encoding alpha/beta hydrolase, giving the protein MTRPTARGEWAEAAETERDGREAGRPSRESFSKVTMGFDSGGERCSGWLYRPDRPAEPPVVVMAGGLAGERSFGLPNYAERLAEAGYAVFLFDYRHHGDSGGDPRNLVDPSRQRADWEAAIEGVRSRDGLDGSRLVLWGVDVGGGHVLDVAADDPRVRAVVSQTPVLSGRSFLGTRGYGFLAKSVLAGVRDRLQSLVVGPHTVPVAGDPEEFALVSTPGARRGYLDTVPADSAWVNETPARSLLNLTRFTAGTDLDSVTCPVLLLGGTRDDVVPVDSVAAAADELADATFVSLPVGHFDAYEGSGLEHVVGHGVAFLDAEVDG; this is encoded by the coding sequence GTGACGCGACCGACCGCGCGGGGCGAGTGGGCGGAGGCGGCGGAGACCGAACGCGACGGCCGGGAGGCGGGCCGCCCCTCCCGCGAGTCGTTCTCGAAGGTGACGATGGGGTTCGACAGCGGCGGCGAGCGCTGTTCTGGCTGGCTCTACCGCCCCGACCGACCGGCCGAACCGCCCGTCGTCGTCATGGCCGGCGGCCTCGCCGGCGAGCGGTCGTTCGGACTGCCGAACTACGCCGAGCGACTCGCCGAGGCGGGGTACGCCGTCTTCCTGTTCGACTACCGCCACCACGGCGACAGCGGTGGCGACCCGCGCAACCTCGTCGACCCCTCGCGCCAGCGCGCCGACTGGGAGGCGGCCATCGAGGGCGTCCGGTCGAGAGACGGGCTCGACGGGTCCCGTCTCGTCCTCTGGGGGGTGGACGTCGGCGGCGGCCACGTCCTCGACGTGGCCGCGGACGACCCGCGCGTGCGCGCCGTCGTCTCGCAGACGCCCGTCCTCTCGGGCCGGTCGTTTCTCGGGACGCGGGGCTACGGCTTCCTCGCGAAGTCGGTGCTGGCGGGCGTCCGAGACCGCCTCCAGTCGCTCGTCGTCGGCCCCCACACCGTCCCCGTCGCGGGCGACCCCGAGGAGTTCGCCCTCGTCTCGACGCCCGGCGCGCGCCGCGGCTATCTGGACACCGTGCCGGCGGACTCGGCGTGGGTCAACGAGACGCCCGCCCGGTCGCTCCTGAACCTGACGCGGTTCACGGCGGGGACCGACCTCGACAGCGTTACCTGTCCGGTCCTCCTCCTCGGCGGGACGCGCGACGACGTGGTCCCCGTCGATTCGGTCGCCGCGGCCGCCGACGAACTCGCGGACGCGACGTTCGTCAGCCTCCCCGTCGGTCACTTCGACGCCTACGAGGGGTCGGGACTCGAACACGTCGTCGGCCACGGCGTCGCCTTCCTCGACGCCGAAGTGGACGGCTGA